The following nucleotide sequence is from Syntrophorhabdaceae bacterium.
CCAAAGTGGCTGTATTTGGTTTGCTACCCCCCATTAAAAACTGTTAAAAAAGTCTTGACATAGAAGGGATAATTGTTTAATATAGCTCTGCTTTTTTGCGTGTACCAGACATCCCTTAAAAGCGATGAGGGATCATTTTCTTTGGAGGTATTAATGCCTACTATCAATCAGTTAGTCAGGCTCGGGAGAGAAGCCGTCAAAAAGAAGAGCGCCTCTCCGGCTTTGACGAATTGTCCTCAGAAACGGGGAGTCTGTGTAAGGGTCTATACCACGACCCCGAAGAAACCGAATTCCGCTTTGAGGAAGGTTGCCCGTGTAAGGTTGACGAACGGGATCGAGGTGACAACTTATATCCCCGGGATCGGTCATAACCTGCAGGAACACTCCGTGGTTCTTATCAGGGGGGGCAGGGTTAAAGACCTTCCGGGCGTTAGATACCACATCATCAGGGGCTCGCTTGACGCAAGCGGCGTTGCAAACAGAAAGAAGAGCAGATCGAAATACGGCGCGAAA
It contains:
- the rpsL gene encoding 30S ribosomal protein S12, which encodes MPTINQLVRLGREAVKKKSASPALTNCPQKRGVCVRVYTTTPKKPNSALRKVARVRLTNGIEVTTYIPGIGHNLQEHSVVLIRGGRVKDLPGVRYHIIRGSLDASGVANRKKSRSKYGAKKPKQ